Within the Saccharopolyspora gloriosae genome, the region AGGCGGCGCGGCTGATCGGCGAAGCCGACGTGATCGCCTATCACAGCGCCCGGCACGGCCGCAGCATCGCGCGTTCCGTCGCCGAGCCGTACCTGCGGGCCGGTCAGGTCGAGGAACCGCTGGTGTACCCGGTGACGACGGAGACCACGAACCACCCGGGCGGCTACCAGGGCGCGATCGACGAGTTCTACGCCGACGCCGCCGAACGCCTCGCCGCGCACCTCGCGGCCGGTCGCACCGTGGCGCTGCTGTGCGAGGGCGACCCGTTCTTCTACGGCTCCTACATGCACATGCACAAGCGCCTGGTGGGCCGGTTCGACGTGGCCGCGATCCCCGGGGTGACCTCGGTCAGCGGCGCGGCCGCGATGCTGGGCCGTCCGCTGGCGGAGCGCGACGAGGTGCTGACGGTGCTGCCGGGGACGCTGGAGCCGGACAAGCTCGCCGAGCACCTGGCCTCGACGGACGCGGCCGCGGTGATGAAGCTGGGCCGCACCTTCGACGGGGTGAAGGAGGCGTTCGAGAAGGCGGGGCGACTCGACGAGGCGTACTTCGTGGAGCGCGCCACCACCGAGCGGCAGCGGCTGTTGCCGCTGAGCGAGGTGGATCCGGCGTCGGTGCCGTACTTCTCCCTCGCGCTGCTGCCGAGCCCGGTGAACTCGGACAGCCCGCTGAACCTGACGGACGCGGCGGGAGTTCCGGTGCCCGCCGCGGCTCGGGCGGACTCCGCGGAGATCGCCGCGCCCGCTTCGGCGGCGCCCTCCACCGCCGGCGAGGTCGTGGTCGTGGGCCTCGGCCCCGCAGGTCCGCAATGGACCACGCCGGAGGCCTACACGGCCGTTGCCGCCGCCGACGAACTCGTCGGTTACGGCCCCTACCTGGACCGCCTGCCGACGAACCCGCGCCAGCGCAAGCACGCCTCCGACAACCGCGTCGAGTCGGAGCGGGCCGAGTTCGCACTGGACCTGGCCCGGCGCGGCTCGCGGGTCGCCGTCGTGTCCTCCGGTGATCCGGGCGTGTTCGCGATGGCCAGCGCCGTCCTGGAGGTCGCGGCGGAGGACCGGTTCGCCGACGTCCCGGTGCGGGTGCTGCCGGGCCTGACCGCCGCGCAGGCGGTCGCCAGCCGCATCGGCGCTCCGCTGGGCCACGACTACTGCGTGCTGTCCTTGTCGGATCGGCTGAAGCCGTGGGAGATCATCGTCGAGCGCTTGGCGGCGGCGGCGAAGGCCGACCTGGCGATGGCGATCTACAACCCGGCCTCGCGCAGCCGCACCTGGCAGGTCGGCGCCGCACGCGACGTGCTGCTCGAACACCGCGCCCCGGAAACCCCGGTGATCATCGGCCGTGATGTGGGCGGACCGCGGGAATCGGTCCGGACGGTGGCGCTCGGCGAGCTCGATCCGTCCGATGTGGACATGCGTTGCCTGCTGGTGATCGGCTCCTCGACGACGCGGGAGGTCGGCGGCAAGGTGTTCACCCCGCGCCGCTATCCGGCGTGACGCAGTTGCCGCACCGCTTCGTCGACGCTGGTGGCGGGCGCTCGGGGTTCCGGTGGTCGCTGCACCATCACCACCGTGACGCCGAGTTCCCGCGCCGCGTCGAGCTTCGCGCGGGTCATCGGCCCGCCGCTGTTCTTCGTCACCAGCACGTCGATGCGATGTTCGCGCAGCAGCGCCACTTCGGCGCCGAAGGTGAACGGTCCGCGCGCCAGCAGCGTCGTGAGGTGCGGCGGCAGCGGCGGCTCCGGCGGGTCCACGGCGCGCAGCAGGAACCGCAGGTCGAGATGCGCGAACCGGCCCACGCCCTGCCGCCCGGTGCTGAGGAAGATCCGCTCGCCGAGCCCCGGCAGCGCGGCGGCCGCCGCGTCCATCGAATCCACCAGGTGCCAGCCCGGTTCCGCTTCCCACGCGGGCCTGCGCAGCACCAGCAGCGGGACGCCCGCGAGTTCGCAGGCGCGCACGGCGTTGGCGGTGATGACCTGGGCGAACGGGTGCGTCGCGTCGACCACGACGTTGATCGCGTGCTCGCGCAGCCACGCGGCCAGTCCGTCGGCGCCGCCGAATCCGCCGACGCGGACCTCGCCTTCGGGCCGCTTCGGGTCCCGGACTCGTCCCGCCAGCGACGAGATCACGCGCACGCCCGCGTCGTCGCCGAGCCGCGCGGCGAGCTCGCGGGCCTCACCGGTGCCGCCGAGGATGAGGACTCGCCGCACCCCGGTCGCGTCGCTGCTGTGCATGCGTGCACCCTTTCACGGTGAAGGAGGCGGCATCATGACTGGTCAGGAAGGCTCCGCGCTGCGCTACGGGTGGACGACGGGCGCGTGCGCGACCGCGTCCACGGCCGCCGCGTACACGGCGCTGCTGACCGGGACCTTCCCCGATCCGGTGGAGATCGTGCTGCCGAAGGGCCACCGGCCCGCGTTCGCCCTCGCCCGCGAGCGCCTCGAAGCCGACTCGGCGATGGCGGCGATCGTGAAGGACGCGGGCGACGACCCGGACGTGACGCACGGAGCCGTGGTGTCGGTGACGGTGCGTCCCGCCGAACCCGGCGCCGGAGTCGTGTTCCGCGCGGGTGCCGGTGTCGGCACGGTGACCAAGCCCGGCCTGCCGCTGCCCGTGGGCGAACCCGCCATCAACCCGGTGCCGCGCAAGCTGATCCGCGAGGTCGTGGAACGGGTCGCCGCCGAACACGGCGGAACCGGCGACGTGATCGTGGAGGTCTCTGTCGAGGACGGCGAGCAACTGGCCCGCCACACCTGGAATCCGCGCCTGGGCATCCTCGGCGGCCTGTCGATCCTGGGCACGACCGGAGTCGTGGTGCCGTATTCGTGCTCGGCGTGGATCGACAGCATCCGCCGCGGCGTGGACGTGGCCCGCGCGGAAGGCCTGCGCCACGTCGCCGGCTGCACCGGCAGCACCTCGGAGAAACTCGTTGAGCGCACTTACGAACTCGCTCCGGAAGCGCTGCTGGACATGGGCGATTTCGCCGGGGCGGTGCTGAAGTACCTGCGCCGCAATCCCGTGCCGCGCCTGACGATCGCGGGCGGCATCGGCAAGCTCGCGAAGCTCGCCGACGGCCACCTGGACCTGCACTCGAAGCGGTCCCAGGTGAACTTCGCCCTGCTGGCGAACATCGTCGGCGACTCCGGCGGTTCCGCGGAGTTCACCCACCGCATCCGCAACGCCAACACCGCCCTGGAAGCTTTGACCCTCTGCCAGGAGGCGGGCATCCCGCTCGGCGACCTCATCGCCACCCGAGCCCGCGACTTCTCCCTGACCACGCTGCAGGGAGCCCCGATCGACGTGGAGATCCTGGTCATCAACCGCGCCGGAGACCTCGTCGGCCACGCCCCGTTCGCGTAGCGGTGCACGGGCGCTCGGCGGTGTGGCCTCTCGATCGGTGAGCGTCATATTCATCGGTGTAGTGGCGGGATTTACGAC harbors:
- a CDS encoding precorrin-2 C(20)-methyltransferase, whose amino-acid sequence is MEQAGRLFGVGLGPGDPELVTVKAARLIGEADVIAYHSARHGRSIARSVAEPYLRAGQVEEPLVYPVTTETTNHPGGYQGAIDEFYADAAERLAAHLAAGRTVALLCEGDPFFYGSYMHMHKRLVGRFDVAAIPGVTSVSGAAAMLGRPLAERDEVLTVLPGTLEPDKLAEHLASTDAAAVMKLGRTFDGVKEAFEKAGRLDEAYFVERATTERQRLLPLSEVDPASVPYFSLALLPSPVNSDSPLNLTDAAGVPVPAAARADSAEIAAPASAAPSTAGEVVVVGLGPAGPQWTTPEAYTAVAAADELVGYGPYLDRLPTNPRQRKHASDNRVESERAEFALDLARRGSRVAVVSSGDPGVFAMASAVLEVAAEDRFADVPVRVLPGLTAAQAVASRIGAPLGHDYCVLSLSDRLKPWEIIVERLAAAAKADLAMAIYNPASRSRTWQVGAARDVLLEHRAPETPVIIGRDVGGPRESVRTVALGELDPSDVDMRCLLVIGSSTTREVGGKVFTPRRYPA
- a CDS encoding cobalt-precorrin-6A reductase, whose amino-acid sequence is MHSSDATGVRRVLILGGTGEARELAARLGDDAGVRVISSLAGRVRDPKRPEGEVRVGGFGGADGLAAWLREHAINVVVDATHPFAQVITANAVRACELAGVPLLVLRRPAWEAEPGWHLVDSMDAAAAALPGLGERIFLSTGRQGVGRFAHLDLRFLLRAVDPPEPPLPPHLTTLLARGPFTFGAEVALLREHRIDVLVTKNSGGPMTRAKLDAARELGVTVVMVQRPPEPRAPATSVDEAVRQLRHAG
- a CDS encoding cobalt-precorrin-5B (C(1))-methyltransferase, with amino-acid sequence MTGQEGSALRYGWTTGACATASTAAAYTALLTGTFPDPVEIVLPKGHRPAFALARERLEADSAMAAIVKDAGDDPDVTHGAVVSVTVRPAEPGAGVVFRAGAGVGTVTKPGLPLPVGEPAINPVPRKLIREVVERVAAEHGGTGDVIVEVSVEDGEQLARHTWNPRLGILGGLSILGTTGVVVPYSCSAWIDSIRRGVDVARAEGLRHVAGCTGSTSEKLVERTYELAPEALLDMGDFAGAVLKYLRRNPVPRLTIAGGIGKLAKLADGHLDLHSKRSQVNFALLANIVGDSGGSAEFTHRIRNANTALEALTLCQEAGIPLGDLIATRARDFSLTTLQGAPIDVEILVINRAGDLVGHAPFA